One genomic segment of Anguilla anguilla isolate fAngAng1 chromosome 2, fAngAng1.pri, whole genome shotgun sequence includes these proteins:
- the LOC118219623 gene encoding neuronal pentraxin-1-like — protein MEGISRKLFLLSFLLLEGSTQDFGQTQFICTSVPKDMDLCTATLQNSGPGDDLKTTVMQLRETVLQQKETIMNQKETIRELTSKLARCEGQSIPEPGDSRAGGRRKEAGSKNTMGDVSRGPLDRPTIVQLEQTLETLKQRLENLEQFSRTNNSAQTNSLKDLLQNKIDDMEKQVLSRVNTLEESKPGQRNETDQRGRVESTLTSLHHRINDLEKGQKDNRPLDKFQLTFPLRTNYMFAKVKKSLPEMYAFTVCMWIKSNASPGVGTPFSYAVPAQANELVLIEWGNNPMEILINDKMAKLPFLINDGKWHHICVTWTTRDGVWEAFQDGVMRGNGENLAPYHPIKPHGVLVLGQEQDTLGGGFDATQAFVGELANFNMWDKKLTSGEIYSLATCSNKAQVGNVFAWSETSIEVYGGATKWTFEPCRQLN, from the exons ATGGAGGGGATCTCACGGAAACTTTTTCTACTCTCTTTCTTACTTCTGGAAGGGTCTACCCAAGATTTCGGACAGACCCAGTTTATTTGTACGTCCGTGCCCAAGGATATGGACTTATGCACGGCCACTTTGCAAAACAGCGGACCAGGGGACGACTTGAAGACGACGGTCATGCAGCTGAGGGAGACCGTGCTCCAGCAAAAGGAAACCATCATGAACCAAAAAGAAACAATCAGAGAACTGACTTCAAAGTTGGCTAGATGCGAGGGCCAGAGTATCCCCGAGCCCGGGGACTCACGAGCTGGGGGCAGGAGAAAAGAAGCGGGTTCCAAAAACACCATGGGGGATGTATCAAGGGGTCCATTGGATAGGCCTACAATCGTACAACTGGAACAGACTTTAGAGACACTTAAACAGAGGCTTGAAAACCTGGAG CAATTCAGTAGAACCAACAATTCAGCTCAGACGAATAGCCTGAAAGACCTTCTCCAGAACAAAATTGACGACATGGAGAAGCAGGTTCTGTCCCGGGTCAATACTTTGGAGGAGAGTAAACCCGGTCAGAGGAATGAGACCGACCAGCGCGGCAGAGTGGAATCGACCCTCACCTCACTGCACCACAGAATCAACGACTTGGAGAAAG gcCAGAAAGACAACAGACCCTTGGACAAGTTTCAACTGACCTTCCCTTTGCGAACGAATTACATGTTTGCCAAAGTGAAGAAGAGCCTGCCGGAGATGTACGCCTTCACAGTGTGCATGTGGATCAAGTCCAATGCGTCTCCGGGCGTGGGCACCCCTTTCTCATACGCCGTTCCGGCGCAGGCCAACGAGCTGGTGCTCATCGAGTGGGGAAACAACCCGATGGAGATACTCATCAATGATAAG ATGGCAAAATTGCCCTTCCTTATTAACGACGGGAAATGGCATCACATCTGCGTCACGTGGACCACACGCGACGGGGTGTGGGAAGCTTTCCAAGACGGAGTGATGAGGGGAAATGGAGAGAACCTCGCGCCATACCACCCAATCAAACCCCACGGTGTCCTCGTGCTGGGACAAGAACAG GACACGTTGGGAGGAGGTTTTGATGCGACGCAAGCTTTTGTCGGTGAGCTGGCGAATTTCAATATGTGGGATAAGAAGCTTACGTCCGGAGAGATTTATAGCTTGGCCACGTGCAGCAACAAAGCGCAGGTGGGCAACGTCTTCGCGTGGTCGGAGACCAGCATCGAGGTATACGGCGGAGCCACCAAATGGACATTCGAGCCGTGCCGTCAGCTCAACTGA